TATCTGTTCACACCGTTAAAAAAAGTTTGTCAATAACAAACAGGAATACAACTTAAGAGACATTAGgaagctttttttttgtaaggttTAGGACCTGTTTCACATGCTCAGGCTTTGATATACCAAAACCAACCGCCACTGGCTTGTCTGTTGCCTGCATTGAGTTATAAACAGCCAAACATTTTAACATCATTACAAGGTAAAGAAGAAACATATGTGTTATTATCATACCTCTTTGATATCCTTCAAGAGCGACTGGACCTTCCCGCTTACAGATGCACGTGCACCCGTCACTCCAATTGAGCTCACCTGTCAAGTCCAATAGCAAGGCCAATACATTTTCAGATATAAAAACACATGTGAATATCTGGAAAGAAAGGAAGATACACAAAGAGGGATCTTACAAGGTAAATAAATCCTTCTGATGCGTCAACAATTCGCTTCATTCTCTCTGTTGGTGTTGTTGGTGTAGTGAGTAGGACCTTCATTACAAAACATGAATGAACATTACGTTATAAACCAGAAGACAACATGTACAGTTTCAGTGCCTCTGCTAAGAAACAATGCTTCTCCTAGTTCTAATATATGGACACAAATTGGAATTTTCACTGATATCTTATGATACGCTGCTACTGACAAGACTGAGAAtctttgattataaaaaaatacatcgTTAAAGAATATGATTACCAGTTCAATGTTGTTGTTAAGTGCTTCTTTTCTCAGAAACTCAGTTTCCTCCAGAGGAACATCTGGAACAACAAGCCCCTGTACACCAACATCTCTGATGCTGGACATGAACTTCCCCAACCCACGTTTAAGAATCGGGTTGTAATAAGTAAACAGCGAAACAGGACAAGATAACTCTGGAAGAACCTGCCAACAACAAGAACACACACACTCACAATCAGAATACATACAAGGAAGTTTGGATGATCTTTGCTTTCAGAAACTAAAACCTCACCTTATCCAACATGTCAAGGATGCTATCAAGGTTGGTCCCCTTCTCCAAAGACCTAGTCGCCGCAGCCTAAATAGAGTATAGCAAGATGATCAATACAAAAGTGAAAAACTTTAGGAGAGTAATAGCATAAAGGTTGGATTTTTATTGGTGGGTTTTGTTGAAACCTGAATAACAGGTCCATCAGCTAAAGGGTCAGAGTAAGGAACACCCAGTTCGATAATGTCGGAACCACAAGCGTCGAGAACTTTCAATGCTTCTGCGGTAGTAGAGAGATCTGGATCACCAGCTGTGATGTACGGTATGAATGCTACCTTcacacacaaaacacaaacGCTTAAGATCAATACAAATGGTGTCAGTAAGATTGAGATTTCAGACAGGAAAAGTCTCTTACTTTGCCTTGTTTTTTGAGCTCCTTGAAAGTATCAGCGAGACCGAGGGTGGGGGAAGAGGTGGAGAGGGCAGCGATGGGAGCCAATCTCTTGAAAGAGAGGGAGGAATCGGGAGAAGAGTGGCGGATTCCGACTTGGGGTTTTGGGGAGTGGAGGAAGCAGACGCCGGATTTGAAAGCAATCGCCATTATTGTTGTAAAAACGTTGTAGATACGATTGGGTTTGAGGAAGGAAGAAAGAGAGtgtttttatatactaaaacgcAGTCGCAGCGATTACACGTTGGGATATATGGAAATAAGTTGGTGAAGTCTACCTGCCACGAGTTGTTCACTGCCTCAGCCGCCGTCACGTTGCATTTGTATTAAGAAAAGCTCGTATTAGTCTTACTtagatcaagaaaaaaaatatatgattatactgtatttaattataaaaggGGATTATTGGTAGATGAAATTCTTAAATTTGATGTATCGAATATATAACTTACTGAATAATCATTTTCAAGCgttgacaaaaataattttcattttcaagcttaaatgtaaaatatgtgtgaaaatgtaACTGGATAAAAGTTTTACCATTCTTATCATAGCACTATTTCAAGTGATACTACAATATAGAAAACGAATAGTACTAAAAAGTTGTTGTAAAGTGCAGAACAGACTAGTTTATGCAAATGTTTTCAATGTACCACACAAACAAATGCAAAACTGTcgctaaaactaaaaaaatgagaaagaaaGTCTCTGCAgtcaaaaaagaacaaaaaaaaagaagaaaattctctttaatatattaaatatcaaAATCCAATACAAAATGTTACTTGTACAATTTATTCAAAGCTAATtggaaaacaaaagataaaaacatGTAAAGTTCATAAGTGAGAAACAACAACAGACGTAATCCAACATAATCACAGTAACATAGAGCTGGTAGAAGAAAAAATGTGACGAGTCCAAGAGAGTATTAATACAGAGTATTATTTATTAATCTATAATGGTACACACTTCCCTCtcaatcttccttctcttcttcgCTGGATAATTCTCATCATCTTCTCTTGTCTGCAAACAACAAACTCTCTTAGTTACTTTCTTTCTCacacacaaaaataataaatgtactAATAATAAGATAAAAACTCACCTCTTGGTATAACGAAGGTGGAGCCTGAATCCTCTTCGACCCATCAGCCAAGCGTTTCCGTGTCATATGGTTTTCCCCAGCTGCAAAGTTCTCAGAAACCTATCCAACAAATACAAGAAGAGGCTTATCAAGAGGCTCTTGGTTTGATTGTGACCAGAGACATTCATTCTATGGCAACATAACACATTTCTAGGAGTGGACATATAAACTAAGTCGAACCAAATCAAATAGAACCCTAGCCAACATGTTTAAACCAAAGTCGATCCACAAATCTACTACATTTATGAttctaaaatccaaaattttgaagagaaaaaaagaccAAATTCGATTTAATGTAGCCAAACGAAACATAAATTCATTACATTTTATACTTTAAtcatatatgattaaaatatgtaattatctAATCTTGGTTTATAGACATACTGCATCAGACTGAATTGCAAATGGCTCTATTCGATCTTAGTTTGtctaaaactaaaaccaaacccTATACAAGTTGTAACTTGTCCAGAGATTTTACCTGTTTCCGGATAGCTACTGTTAATAGCTTTTGACATCCTGATGCGTGCACAATTTCTAACTTTGGACACTGGATCACCA
The nucleotide sequence above comes from Brassica napus cultivar Da-Ae chromosome A9, Da-Ae, whole genome shotgun sequence. Encoded proteins:
- the LOC106415880 gene encoding tryptophan synthase alpha chain, chloroplastic produces the protein MAIAFKSGVCFLHSPKPQVGIRHSSPDSSLSFKRLAPIAALSTSSPTLGLADTFKELKKQGKVAFIPYITAGDPDLSTTAEALKVLDACGSDIIELGVPYSDPLADGPVIQAAATRSLEKGTNLDSILDMLDKVLPELSCPVSLFTYYNPILKRGLGKFMSSIRDVGVQGLVVPDVPLEETEFLRKEALNNNIELVLLTTPTTPTERMKRIVDASEGFIYLVSSIGVTGARASVSGKVQSLLKDIKEATDKPVAVGFGISKPEHVKQIAGWGADGVIVGSAMVRLLGDAKSPTEGLKELESLTKSLKSALL